One Polypterus senegalus isolate Bchr_013 chromosome 10, ASM1683550v1, whole genome shotgun sequence DNA segment encodes these proteins:
- the LOC120536388 gene encoding natural cytotoxicity triggering receptor 3 ligand 1-like — MSWMKTGLMTAYLTGVLLSLTDDLFLTPQSATRLIGQRLELNCNVNKERDCKDAQFFWRHRHNHVNSNEDAEREIQGKGRFSVSTESLSSSLVITDLKVTDSGYFNCSVMCVANKMEFIWKSSQVEVRAVPKLNLHYQTSSENPNILLLTCSVVGFYPPNITLSWDHSFHEVTHSILADVPTLLQDGTYNISSILHVKTSLWSPGEEIGCVVNHSSLTRPLRKNITREGELEWL; from the exons GTGTCTTACTGAGTTTAACTGACGATCTCTTCCTCACCCCCCAGTCGGCCACTCGACTGATCGGACAGAGACTTGAATTAAACTGTAacgtaaataaagagagagactGTAAAGATGCCCAGTTCTTCTGGCGGCACAGACACAATCATGTAAACAGCAATGAAGACGCGGAAAGGGAAATTCAGGGTAAAGGACGGTTTTCAGTCAGCACTGAGTCGCTATCGAGCTCTCTGGTCATCACGGATTTGAAGGTTACAGATTCTGGTTACTTCAACTGTTCTGTGATGTGTGTGGCAAATAAAATGGAGTTCATATGGAAGAGCTCACAAGTGGAGGTGAGAG CTGTCCCCAAGCTGAACCTCCATTACCAGACATCAAGTGAAAACCCCAACATCCTCCTCCTGACCTGCAGTGTTGTGGGCTTCTACCCTCCAAATATAACCCTGTCTTGGGACCACTCTTTTCATGAAGTGACCCACTCTATTCTAGCAGACGTTCCCACACTCCTTCAGGATGGCACCTACAACATCAGCTCCATTCTGCATGTCAAGACCTCTCTGTGGAGTCCAGGAGAAGAAATTGGGTGTGTGGTGAACCACAGCTCACTGACACGGCCACTGAGGAAGAACATCACGCGAGAAGGTGAGCTAGAGTGGCtttaa